One Spodoptera frugiperda isolate SF20-4 chromosome 10, AGI-APGP_CSIRO_Sfru_2.0, whole genome shotgun sequence genomic region harbors:
- the LOC126911110 gene encoding zinc finger MYM-type protein 1-like → MMLILLSATWPPIRNSKIIDHIINTGPLQTHCDDYPKTDTGRHFSNSHFIKKLANSETIQRRWLVYSISKDRVYCFCCRLFDSSSTSSLVSEGYSDWKHLSEMLKTHENSTSHKKFYLSWIETELRLKIGKTIDCQEQYLIKKETTRWNNVLSRLMHITLYLAENNMAFRGNSDKLYTPNNGKFLGLVQLLAKFDPVMQEHLRLAMKGDIADHYCGKDIQNELIELMGKKVKSEIISRAKKSKYYSIIADCTPDISHVEQLSLTIRFVDISSNDDKISVKEYFVEFLPVNQSTGEKLTEVIIDILNKHGLELNDCRGQGYDNGANMKGKNVGVQRRIQDINPLAVYVPCGCHSYNLVLCDAAESSVKSVTLFGVLQRLFTLFSASVHRWKILTDSLGLYTLKKLSDTRWEARISSVKAVRYQISAIHDALITLAIETQKTDVQVSHEATTLAEQLKDFSFIVSLVVWYDILFQINVVSKSLQSPDIDLSKCTEMLKKCCTFLEEYRNTGFKSAISTAKELAEELEVEPVFKATKRIRFVKRQADETARDEPIVSPEKKFEVEFFNSLLDATLISVNERFEQFNEYSDCWSFLYNIKQIPEKPDLVKLCSDLQLKLTVNSKSDIDGCMLCDELISLKSFLLDQNVATPAYVLNFIKDRNLQELYPNVWIAFRILLTIPVTVASGERSFSKLKLIKTYLRSTISQSRLTNLATLSIENEIAENMDFERLIKEFADVKARKVKFY, encoded by the coding sequence ATGATGTTGATACTGTTGTCCGCTACTTGGCCACCTATTCGAAATAGCAAAATAATTGATCATATTATAAATACCGGCCCACTGCAAACTCACTGTGATGATTATCCGAAAACTGATACAGGGCGACATTTTTCTAATtctcatttcataaaaaaactagcaAACAGTGAGACAATTCAGCGTCGTTGGTTAGTATACTCCATTTCCAAGGAtcgagtttattgtttttgttgccGGCTGTTTGATAGTAGCTCAACGTCGAGTTTAGTATCTGAAGGATATAGCGACTGGAAACACTTGTCTGAAATGTTAAAAACTCACGAGAATAGCACTTCACATAAGAAGTTTTACCTTTCATGGATTGAAACTgaactacgtttaaaaatagGCAAAACAATAGATTGCCAAGAGCAATATTTGATTAAAAAGGAAACTACAAGATGGAATAATGTTTTATCTAGATTGATGCATATTACACTTTATTTAGCTGAAAACAATATGGCGTTCAGAGGTAATTCTGACAAATTATATACGCCAAATAACGGAAAGTTTTTGGGCTTAGTACAATTACTAGCTAAATTTGATCCAGTTATGCAGGAGCACTTGCGATTAGCTATGAAGGGTGATATTGCAGACCACTACTGCGGAAAAGACATTCAAAATGAATTAATAGAGCTGATGGGTAAAAAAGTAAAGTCAGAAATCATATCACGCGCaaagaaatcaaaatattattctattatagCTGACTGTACACCGGACATTAGTCACGTAGAACAACTTTCACTGACAATACGATTTGTTGATATATCATCAAATGACGATAAAATATCAGTAAAAGAGTATTTTGTAGAATTTTTGCCTGTAAATCAGTCGACTGGTGAAAAACTAACTGAagttattattgatattttaaataaacacggACTTGAATTGAACGACTGCAGGGGTCAGGGTTATGACAACGGGGCGAATATGAAAGGGAAAAATGTTGGTGTTCAAAGGAGAATTCAAGACATAAATCCCTTAGCTGTTTATGTACCTTGTGGCTGTCATAGCTACAATCTCGTACTATGCGATGCCGCTGAGTCTTCCGTAAAATCAGTGACTTTGTTTGGGGTACTTCAGAGGTTGTTCACATTGTTTTCAGCTTCTGTTCATCGATGGAAAATTCTAACCGATAGCCTGGGATTATATACTCTAAAAAAGCTCAGTGACACACGTTGGGAAGCAAGAATAAGCAGTGTCAAAGCAGTTCGTTATCAAATTAGTGCCATCCATGACGCTTTAATTACTTTGGCAATTGAAACTCAGAAAACTGATGTTCAAGTCTCTCATGAGGCTACTACTCTAGCTGAACAGTTAAAAGATTTCAGTTTCATAGTTTCATTGGTTGTTTGGTATGACATactttttcaaattaacgtcGTTAGTAAATCTCTACAATCACCAGATATAGATCTCAGTAAATGCACAGAAATGTTGAAAAAATGCTGCACTTTCTTGGAAGAATATAGAAATACAGGCTTTAAAAGCGCCATTTCAACTGCAAAAGAATTGGCTGAAGAACTGGAAGTTGAACCTGTGTTTAAGGCCACAAAAAGAATTCGATTTGTTAAGCGTCAAGCTGATGAAACTGCCCGCGACGAGCCTATTGTTTCTCCTGAAAAGAAATTTGAGGTAGAATTTTTCAACTCTCTCTTGGACGCTACATTAATTTCAGTTAATGAAAGATTTGAACAGTTCAATGAGTACTCGGATTGCTGGTCTTTTTTGTACAATATAAAACAGATTCCTGAAAAACCCGACCTTGTCAAACTCTGTAGTGATCTCCAATTGAAATTAACTGTGAATTCTAAATCAGATATAGATGGTTGTATGTTGTGTGATGAACTCATAAGCCTGAAATCTTTTTTGCTTGATCAGAATGTGGCTACCCCTgcttatgttttaaattttattaaagatcGCAACTTACAGGAACTGTATCCAAATGTATGGATAGCATTTCGAATATTACTGACTATACCTGTAACGGTTGCTAGTGGAGAAAGAAGTTTTTCCAAGCTAAAGCTGATTAAAACATATCTACGATCGACAATCTCTCAATCTAGATTAACAAACTTAGCAACTTTATCAATCGAAAACGAAATTGCAGAAAACATGGACTTTGAACGTCTAATAAAAGAGTTCGCCGATGTAAAGGCTAGAAAAGtgaaattttattag